One Marinibacterium anthonyi genomic region harbors:
- the gap3 gene encoding Glyceraldehyde-3-phosphate dehydrogenase 3, whose amino-acid sequence MTKIAVNGLGRMGKLVLRSFVDEGLQGDIVLLNDPAGTPEQHALLMEFDSVHGRWRHDFDWDDDHLVIDGQPIRLTQEKALQDLPLAEMGIDVVVDCTGVFKTTAKVQPYFDAGVKKVVVSAPVKEGGALNVVYGVNHDLYDPARHDLVTAASCTTNCLAPVVKVIHEGLGIKHGSMTTIHDVTNTQTMVDKPHKDPRRARSALNSLIPTTTGSATAITLIYPELKGRLNGHAVRVPLLNASLTDCVFEVDRETMVDEVNTLFRAASEGALQGILGYEERPLVSADYLNDARSSIVDAPSTMVVNGTQVKIYAWYDNEFGYACRLADVTRMVVAGL is encoded by the coding sequence ATGACGAAAATTGCTGTGAATGGTCTGGGCCGGATGGGGAAACTGGTCCTGCGATCATTCGTCGACGAAGGTCTGCAGGGCGACATCGTGCTGCTGAACGATCCCGCCGGGACGCCCGAACAACACGCGCTGCTGATGGAATTCGATTCCGTCCATGGGCGCTGGCGCCACGATTTCGACTGGGACGATGACCACCTGGTGATCGACGGGCAACCGATCCGCCTGACGCAGGAAAAGGCGCTGCAGGATCTGCCGCTGGCCGAGATGGGCATCGACGTGGTGGTCGACTGCACCGGCGTCTTCAAGACGACGGCCAAGGTGCAGCCCTATTTCGATGCCGGCGTGAAGAAGGTCGTGGTGTCGGCCCCGGTCAAGGAAGGCGGCGCGCTGAACGTGGTCTACGGGGTCAACCACGACCTTTACGATCCGGCGCGCCACGACCTGGTGACGGCGGCCAGCTGCACGACCAACTGCCTGGCGCCGGTGGTCAAGGTCATCCACGAGGGCCTGGGCATCAAGCACGGGTCGATGACCACGATCCACGACGTGACCAACACCCAAACCATGGTCGACAAGCCCCACAAGGATCCGCGCCGGGCGCGATCCGCCCTGAATTCGCTGATCCCCACGACAACCGGGTCGGCCACCGCGATCACGCTGATCTACCCCGAGCTGAAGGGCCGTCTGAACGGCCACGCCGTCCGGGTGCCGCTGCTGAACGCTTCGCTGACCGACTGCGTCTTCGAGGTGGACCGAGAGACGATGGTCGATGAGGTCAACACGCTGTTCCGCGCCGCGTCAGAAGGCGCATTGCAGGGGATCCTGGGTTACGAGGAACGGCCGCTGGTGTCTGCGGATTACCTCAACGATGCACGGTCTTCGATCGTGGATGCGCCGTCGACCATGGTGGTGAACGGCACGCAGGTAAAGATCTATGCCTGGTACGACAACGAATTCGGCTATGCCTGCCGGTTGGCCGACGTGACCCGGATGGTGGTTGCCGGGCTGTAG
- the arsC_4 gene encoding Arsenate reductase yields the protein MHNVLFICTANSARSLMAEAILNREGMGRFHAYSAGSQPAEAPHPHTIDLLKRLNHPTEGIRTRSWSDYAGPEAPQMDFVFTVCDQAAAEPCPVWPGQPMSAHWGVPNPTIATGNAAERRLAFSEAYRMLRNRISIFVNLPVATLDRFALKRELDEIGQISDSPVEIDG from the coding sequence ATGCACAACGTCCTTTTCATCTGCACCGCAAACTCGGCCCGTTCGCTGATGGCCGAAGCCATCCTGAACCGCGAAGGCATGGGCCGGTTTCACGCCTATTCCGCCGGCTCACAGCCCGCCGAGGCACCGCATCCCCATACGATCGACCTGTTGAAGCGGTTGAACCACCCGACAGAGGGTATCCGCACCCGCAGCTGGTCGGACTACGCGGGCCCCGAAGCGCCGCAGATGGATTTCGTGTTCACCGTCTGTGACCAGGCCGCCGCCGAACCCTGCCCGGTCTGGCCCGGCCAGCCGATGTCGGCCCATTGGGGCGTGCCGAATCCGACAATTGCCACCGGGAACGCCGCCGAACGCCGCCTGGCGTTTTCCGAGGCCTACCGGATGCTGCGCAACCGGATCTCGATCTTCGTCAACCTGCCGGTCGCGACGCTGGACCGGTTCGCATTGAAGCGAGAGCTTGACGAAATCGGTCAGATTTCGGACAGCCCGGTTGAAATCGACGGGTGA
- the selU gene encoding tRNA 2-selenouridine synthase → MALTFSTLEDFLSHDFDTVIDVRSPSEFAEDRVPGAISLPVLDDEERARVGTIYKQQSPFLARKLGAALVFRNASMHLEHSLSHHEGGWRPLVYCWRGGQRSGSFAWMLKEIGWRAETVQGGYRTYRRLVNAYLYDRPLPHRFVLVDGNTGTAKTDLLHEMAGRGWQVLDLEGVANHRGSLLGGMGDQPSQKAFESTLAGVLTRMDPTRPVLVEAESSKIGERIIPPSVWALMKDAPRIAVEAPMPARVGYLVRAYDDILSDGPRLEALLWHLRSVRGHEMVDGWLARIAEGDKPGLTEALMAQHYDPAYAKSRRAIGADPVAVVQADTLDASGIAATASKVEAVLDGLSKG, encoded by the coding sequence ATGGCCCTGACCTTTTCCACGCTCGAAGACTTCCTCTCGCACGATTTCGACACCGTGATCGACGTGCGCAGTCCCTCCGAATTCGCCGAGGACCGCGTGCCCGGGGCAATCTCGCTTCCCGTTCTGGATGATGAAGAACGCGCGCGGGTCGGCACGATCTACAAGCAGCAAAGCCCGTTCCTGGCCCGCAAGCTGGGCGCGGCGCTGGTGTTCCGGAATGCGTCGATGCACCTGGAACATTCCCTGTCGCACCACGAAGGCGGCTGGCGGCCGCTGGTCTATTGCTGGCGCGGCGGACAGCGGTCGGGGTCGTTTGCCTGGATGCTGAAGGAAATCGGCTGGCGGGCCGAGACGGTGCAGGGCGGCTATCGGACCTACCGGCGGCTGGTGAATGCCTATCTTTACGACCGGCCCCTGCCCCATCGCTTCGTGCTGGTCGACGGCAATACCGGCACCGCCAAGACCGACCTGCTGCACGAAATGGCCGGCCGGGGCTGGCAGGTGCTGGACCTGGAAGGGGTGGCGAACCACCGTGGTTCGCTGCTGGGCGGGATGGGCGATCAGCCCAGCCAGAAGGCGTTCGAATCCACCCTTGCCGGGGTGCTGACCCGCATGGACCCGACCCGCCCGGTGCTGGTCGAGGCCGAGTCGAGCAAGATCGGCGAACGGATCATCCCGCCGTCGGTCTGGGCGCTGATGAAGGACGCGCCCCGGATCGCGGTCGAAGCGCCGATGCCCGCCCGGGTTGGATACCTGGTGCGGGCCTATGACGACATCCTCAGCGACGGCCCCCGGCTGGAAGCGCTGCTGTGGCACCTGAGATCCGTGCGCGGGCACGAGATGGTCGACGGCTGGCTGGCGCGCATCGCCGAAGGCGACAAGCCCGGCCTGACCGAGGCGCTGATGGCGCAGCATTACGACCCGGCCTATGCCAAGTCGCGCCGGGCCATCGGCGCGGACCCGGTGGCCGTGGTTCAGGCCGACACGCTGGATGCGTCGGGCATCGCCGCGACGGCGTCGAAGGTCGAAGCGGTGCTGGACGGACTGTCCAAGGGCTGA
- the selD gene encoding Selenide, water dikinase has translation MDHAPLPLTRDIVLVGGGHTHALVLRMWGMSPLPGARLTLINPGPTAPYSGMLPGHVAGHYSRDDLDIDLVRLARFAGARLILGAATALDPAAREVHVPGRPPVGYDLCSVDIGITSAMPALPGFADHAIPAKPLGAFAAAWAAYLDRSGPADVAVIGAGVAGVELALAMAHALSVRGRPHTVTLVDRDKALSALRPASARRIRTVLDQAGVVLRQDTPITAVTPEGVQLGDEILPATFITGAAGARAYDWPAASGLDTTDGYLTIAPTLQTSDPDIFATGDCAHMGFAPRPKAGVYAVRQAPILFHNLRARAMDRPLRAYRPQDDYLKLISLGGKSALGERFGRPLMGPLMWRWKDRIDTRFMQKFRDLPVMPAPKLPRDHTSGMIEAIGDKPLCGGCGAKVGRAGLSGVIAAAPADRPDIEMLPGDDAAVLKVADHRLVLTTDHLRAMVEDPVTMTRITAVHALGDIWAMGGTPKTALVSLILPRLSPTLQQRTLAEIMTTARAEMRAAGAEIVGGHTSVGAELTIGFSVTGEIPDRPVTLAGGRAGDVLILTKPLGSGVVMAAEMAGRARGADVAQALMWMQQGQGRASEILREAHAMTDVTGFGLAGHLEGICTASGMGAELALDAIPLMEGAVQLAEQGVRSTLFLENRALAVTLPMGGAADLLFDPQTGGGLLAAVAPDRADMLIEELKAAGYRAASVGRLMDGPPVIRLVP, from the coding sequence ATGGATCACGCACCCCTTCCCCTCACCCGTGACATCGTCCTGGTGGGCGGCGGTCACACCCATGCGCTGGTGCTGCGCATGTGGGGCATGTCCCCGCTGCCCGGTGCCCGCCTGACCCTGATCAACCCGGGACCGACGGCGCCCTATTCCGGCATGCTGCCCGGCCACGTGGCAGGCCATTACAGCCGCGACGACCTGGATATCGACCTGGTCAGGCTGGCCCGTTTCGCCGGCGCCCGCCTGATCCTGGGCGCGGCCACGGCGCTGGACCCGGCGGCGCGCGAAGTCCACGTGCCCGGTCGCCCGCCGGTGGGGTACGACCTGTGTTCGGTCGATATCGGCATCACCTCGGCCATGCCCGCGCTGCCGGGCTTTGCCGACCATGCGATCCCGGCCAAGCCGCTCGGCGCGTTTGCCGCCGCCTGGGCCGCCTATCTCGACCGATCCGGCCCGGCCGATGTCGCGGTGATCGGCGCCGGTGTTGCCGGTGTCGAACTGGCGCTGGCCATGGCCCATGCCCTGTCGGTGCGGGGCCGGCCCCATACCGTCACCCTGGTCGACCGCGACAAGGCGTTGAGCGCCCTTCGCCCCGCCTCGGCCCGCCGGATCCGCACCGTGCTTGACCAGGCCGGCGTGGTCCTGCGCCAGGACACCCCGATCACCGCCGTCACGCCCGAGGGCGTGCAGCTGGGCGACGAAATCCTGCCCGCGACCTTCATCACGGGCGCCGCCGGGGCGCGCGCCTACGACTGGCCCGCCGCCTCCGGCCTGGATACCACCGATGGCTACCTGACCATCGCGCCGACGCTGCAGACCTCGGATCCGGACATCTTCGCCACCGGCGACTGCGCGCACATGGGTTTTGCCCCGCGCCCAAAGGCAGGGGTCTACGCGGTGCGCCAGGCACCGATCCTGTTCCACAACCTGCGCGCCCGCGCCATGGACCGCCCCCTGCGCGCCTACCGGCCGCAGGACGATTACCTCAAGCTCATCTCGCTGGGCGGCAAATCCGCGCTTGGCGAACGGTTCGGCCGCCCGCTGATGGGGCCGTTGATGTGGCGCTGGAAGGACCGCATAGACACAAGGTTCATGCAGAAGTTCCGCGATCTGCCCGTCATGCCCGCGCCCAAGCTGCCCCGGGACCATACATCGGGCATGATCGAGGCCATCGGCGACAAGCCCCTTTGCGGAGGGTGCGGCGCCAAGGTGGGTCGCGCCGGCCTGTCCGGCGTGATCGCGGCCGCGCCCGCCGACCGCCCGGATATCGAAATGCTGCCCGGCGACGATGCCGCCGTTCTGAAGGTCGCGGACCACCGCCTTGTGCTGACCACCGACCACCTGCGCGCCATGGTCGAGGATCCGGTGACCATGACCCGCATCACGGCCGTGCATGCGCTTGGCGACATCTGGGCCATGGGCGGCACGCCGAAAACCGCGCTGGTTTCGCTGATCCTGCCGCGCCTGTCGCCCACACTGCAGCAGCGCACGCTGGCCGAGATCATGACGACCGCCCGCGCCGAAATGCGTGCGGCGGGGGCCGAGATCGTCGGCGGCCATACCTCGGTGGGGGCGGAACTGACCATCGGATTTTCGGTGACCGGAGAGATCCCCGACCGCCCCGTCACCCTGGCCGGTGGCCGGGCCGGGGACGTCCTGATCCTGACCAAGCCACTGGGGTCGGGCGTGGTGATGGCGGCGGAAATGGCGGGCAGGGCGCGGGGGGCGGATGTGGCGCAGGCGCTGATGTGGATGCAGCAGGGACAGGGGCGCGCGTCCGAGATCTTGCGGGAGGCGCATGCCATGACCGACGTGACCGGCTTTGGCCTTGCCGGGCACCTGGAGGGGATCTGCACTGCATCGGGCATGGGCGCTGAACTGGCCCTCGACGCGATCCCGCTGATGGAGGGCGCCGTGCAGCTGGCAGAGCAGGGCGTGCGATCGACCCTCTTCCTGGAAAACCGGGCCCTGGCGGTGACCCTGCCGATGGGGGGCGCCGCCGATCTGCTGTTCGATCCCCAGACGGGCGGGGGGCTGTTGGCCGCCGTCGCCCCGGACCGGGCCGACATGCTGATCGAGGAGCTGAAGGCGGCGGGCTACCGGGCGGCCTCTGTCGGGAGGCTGATGGATGGGCCGCCGGTGATCCGACTGGTGCCCTGA
- a CDS encoding chromosome segregation protein gives MQITSVTLRNVRRFVEPVTISGIGPGLNVLSAPNEAGKSTFFDALHAVFFFSHRSFDKKIKPLVPRVGGDPEVTVDFQAEGAAWRLTKCWSGSASRKSAKLWRGGTLVGQGEEAETRLASLIGAPGDGGPAGLLWVRQGLVEMGAEAGEDAARRSILESVAGEVEAMTGGQRMKTALAACDDILGRHLTSTGRDKTGGGLATARGEVEALSAEKDALSARVTALAEDLDRRRRARRELAELSDTALAEEQAARLQAAEAALARAKEQGNKVELAQVRMRELDGKAEALDHKVATLGAALTEAGEAEQAVAAARAADAEATDRLSKAQAALDKGRAAHATARTQSEAAAAVARRVLQAETARAAQDRRAEVDARIARADALRSTIETLEARIARDLPADALRRLTAAEEALTLARHARAATAAAFTLHYDGASTPVTWDGAPVPDRIAQPVPDGAVLIIDGVGRLEITPGAGGSDNDVQSAEAALARALSQAGLPDMQAARASAANRETLQAELRGAQADLKALAPDGLSALRKALADLPAPTALDPDLPPLSEAEANEKRTGDALQQATEALRAAETLHEAARAQAAKSTRARDLAEARAARAAEALPEAPENVLATLTAERAALETTRAQARADLDALQADAPDLAASQTAVTRARSVIENRQKDIGRLREELAVLDTRIGVTASEAPEEELALVSDRLDAATARLAAISFEVSVNLRLRDALEAAQAQAREAYVKPIHAELVPLLRMLWPDAEPVIDAETGMITAISRRDVEEDFAVLSGGTREQISLLVRLAFANLLASRGTPAPVILDDAIVYTDDDRIEQMFDALTRRAETLQVIVLSCRQRAFRALGGQALAITPAGE, from the coding sequence ATGCAGATCACCTCCGTCACGCTTCGCAATGTCCGCCGTTTCGTCGAACCGGTCACGATCTCCGGCATCGGCCCGGGCCTGAACGTGCTTTCGGCCCCGAACGAGGCCGGCAAATCCACCTTCTTCGACGCGCTGCACGCGGTCTTCTTCTTCAGCCACCGGTCCTTCGACAAGAAGATCAAGCCGCTGGTCCCCCGGGTCGGCGGCGACCCGGAAGTGACCGTTGATTTCCAGGCCGAAGGCGCCGCCTGGCGGCTGACGAAGTGCTGGAGCGGGTCCGCCTCGCGCAAGTCCGCGAAGCTGTGGCGCGGCGGCACGCTGGTGGGGCAGGGGGAAGAGGCAGAGACGCGGCTTGCCTCGCTGATCGGCGCGCCCGGCGATGGCGGGCCCGCCGGGCTGCTGTGGGTCCGACAGGGGCTGGTCGAGATGGGCGCCGAGGCGGGCGAGGACGCCGCGCGGCGCAGCATCCTGGAAAGCGTCGCGGGCGAGGTCGAGGCGATGACCGGCGGGCAGCGGATGAAAACCGCGCTGGCCGCCTGCGATGACATACTGGGCCGGCACCTGACCTCGACGGGGCGCGACAAGACCGGCGGCGGGCTGGCGACGGCGCGGGGCGAGGTCGAGGCCCTGAGTGCCGAGAAGGACGCGCTGTCGGCGCGGGTGACGGCATTGGCCGAAGACCTCGACCGTCGACGCCGCGCCCGGCGCGAATTGGCGGAACTGTCCGACACCGCCCTGGCCGAGGAACAGGCCGCGCGCCTGCAGGCCGCCGAAGCCGCGCTGGCCCGGGCGAAGGAACAGGGCAACAAGGTGGAACTGGCGCAGGTTCGGATGCGCGAGCTGGACGGCAAGGCCGAGGCGCTGGACCACAAGGTCGCCACCCTTGGCGCCGCCCTGACCGAAGCGGGCGAGGCCGAACAGGCCGTGGCCGCCGCCCGTGCCGCCGATGCCGAGGCCACGGACAGGTTGAGCAAGGCGCAGGCCGCGCTGGACAAGGGGCGGGCGGCGCACGCGACGGCGCGCACCCAAAGCGAAGCGGCCGCCGCCGTCGCGCGCCGGGTCCTTCAGGCCGAAACCGCCCGCGCCGCGCAGGACCGCCGCGCCGAGGTGGATGCCCGGATCGCCCGCGCCGACGCCCTGCGCAGCACGATCGAGACGCTGGAGGCGCGGATTGCCCGCGACCTGCCCGCCGACGCCCTGCGCCGCTTGACCGCCGCCGAGGAAGCCCTGACCCTGGCCCGCCACGCCCGCGCCGCGACCGCCGCCGCCTTCACGCTGCATTACGACGGGGCTTCGACGCCGGTGACATGGGATGGCGCCCCGGTGCCCGACCGCATTGCCCAGCCGGTGCCGGATGGGGCCGTTCTGATCATCGACGGTGTCGGACGGCTGGAGATCACGCCCGGCGCGGGCGGGTCGGACAATGACGTCCAGAGTGCCGAAGCGGCGCTGGCCCGCGCGTTGTCCCAGGCTGGCCTGCCCGACATGCAAGCCGCCCGCGCTTCTGCGGCCAATCGCGAAACGTTGCAGGCCGAGCTGCGCGGCGCGCAAGCGGATCTGAAGGCGCTGGCCCCCGACGGGTTGTCCGCCTTGCGCAAGGCGCTGGCCGATCTGCCGGCGCCGACGGCGCTCGATCCGGATCTGCCGCCCCTGTCCGAGGCCGAGGCGAACGAGAAACGCACCGGTGACGCCCTGCAACAGGCCACCGAAGCCCTGCGCGCCGCCGAAACCCTGCACGAGGCCGCGCGGGCCCAGGCGGCCAAGAGCACCCGGGCCCGCGACCTGGCCGAAGCCCGCGCCGCCCGCGCGGCCGAGGCATTGCCGGAGGCGCCCGAAAACGTGCTGGCGACCCTGACGGCCGAGCGCGCCGCGCTGGAGACGACGCGCGCGCAGGCCCGCGCGGACCTGGACGCGCTGCAGGCCGATGCCCCCGACCTGGCGGCGTCACAAACCGCCGTCACCCGCGCCCGGTCCGTCATCGAGAACCGCCAGAAGGACATTGGCCGCCTGCGCGAGGAGCTGGCCGTGCTGGATACCCGCATCGGCGTGACCGCCAGCGAAGCGCCCGAGGAGGAACTGGCGCTGGTCTCGGACCGGCTGGACGCGGCAACGGCGCGGCTGGCGGCGATTTCCTTTGAAGTGTCGGTCAATTTGCGCCTGCGCGACGCGCTGGAAGCCGCCCAGGCCCAGGCGCGTGAGGCCTACGTGAAACCGATCCACGCCGAGCTGGTGCCGCTGCTGCGCATGCTCTGGCCTGATGCCGAGCCGGTGATCGACGCCGAAACCGGCATGATCACCGCGATCTCGCGCCGGGATGTCGAGGAGGATTTCGCGGTGCTGTCGGGCGGGACGCGGGAACAGATCTCTCTGCTGGTTCGGCTGGCCTTCGCCAACCTTCTGGCCAGTCGCGGCACACCCGCGCCGGTGATCCTGGACGATGCCATCGTCTATACCGACGACGACCGGATCGAACAGATGTTCGACGCGCTCACGCGGCGCGCCGAAACCCTGCAGGTCATCGTCCTGTCCTGCCGCCAACGCGCCTTTCGCGCTCTGGGAGGACAGGCTTTGGCGATCACTCCCGCAGGGGAGTGA